In the Oncorhynchus nerka isolate Pitt River linkage group LG2, Oner_Uvic_2.0, whole genome shotgun sequence genome, one interval contains:
- the LOC135572978 gene encoding plasma membrane calcium-transporting ATPase 2-like — protein sequence MELSSEKQTSGSENLAVLYNVSYRFIVSDLEVRVRSIRVVNAFRSSLYEGLEKPDSRPSIHNFMTHPEFRIEDTTPHIPLIDDTDLEEDPALRMIPQSQTGSQPQSPNKNNNAVDSGINLTIDTTSQSAASSGPASPLHSLETSL from the exons ATGGAGTTGAGCTCAGAGAAACAGACCTCTGGCAGTGAAAACCTAGCCGTGTT GTATAACGTGTCTTATCG GTTTATCGTGTCTGATCTCGAG GTGCGCGTCAGATCA ATTCGCGTCGTGAACGCATTCCGTAGCTCCCTCTACGAAGGCCTTGAGAAACCAGACTCCAGACCGTCCATCCATAACTTCATGACCCACCCAGAGTTTAGGATAGAAGACACCACGCCTCACATCCCCCTGATAGACGACACTGACCTGGAAGAGGACCCTGCGTTGAGGATGATCCCTCAGTCCCAGACAGGCAGCCAGCCCCAGTCCCCCAACAAGAACAACAACGCTGTCGACAGCGGCATCAACCTCACCATCGACACCACCAGTCAATCAGCTGCATCCTCCGGCCCAGCCAGCCCACTGCACAGTCTGGAGACCTCCCTCTAG